The following coding sequences lie in one Panicum virgatum strain AP13 chromosome 6N, P.virgatum_v5, whole genome shotgun sequence genomic window:
- the LOC120677780 gene encoding polyadenylation and cleavage factor homolog 4-like isoform X2: protein MAGPPAAGQVVERFRARLREEAGGEPGAAAVVRAYAEALRELTFNCKPVITELTIIAGQHAALAARGIADAVCARVAEVPPDQILPSLYLIDSIVKNIGREYVDHFAARLQNVFVDAYCRVHPSQYASMQRLFRTWWPVFPSPVLRGIEDDLQFSPSEDKRPAIATNPHQSESLSPRPSHGIHVNPKYLEAQQKLKQANVAHQPAVRGTRQMADLDEDLMNGLTSNGLRGRPSSMLQYAGDPDQQDTFQSIAGIRATSPHLLSTHPSDVILDGPLATSRRNLSKSPPLDVFPRNMSPKRAPERLPPSHSVLGPDPRRLPDRNGRSRWTFDDGAQRPTISMIDEEYRKQSARELIDAYGNCQGRDADERVPKMQRLDSNGMASKSTARNWLTSEEEEYSWEDMSPTLTDRVRSSMPSFTPGTMRAGFPGANAGLLESDTGRHNFPSQSHQSLIDGPPLNLEDRITSANHVDMSTSRRYPSNYGIQNGAHLEYQTSEHTRNHGRTATMQTPPWQQPSGLPLRIQAPEHPSVLDRIPLPADGEMPVKRLEIGGAYNALGVDIPLVEKRRPLTAPTPIEWPPLHHTQSQTLLPIPPDTKHVRNAADSLEIRPFVSQGASSSVFVPRHHYDALDRKTLSTGSLAQPPYQHQDLLPSSQQNQGMGNQAQPHHPQQFHPHPNPHHQEAFRSFAPGISVSQFSGQGGTAAMPPVSLLPSSFSVPPDVPPYGMPSVPSFPRPPLPSGPPPASLQIGSSSSQVGGAQPFVSGLLSNLMRQGVITLETPGRPQDSIGVDFNVDLKVRNEPVINALYRDLSRQCKTCGLRFKCQEEHRAHMDWHVTKNRNSKNRKQSSRKYFVTAEEWLRAAETVGNDGVPAFIPSEPVPDIKEEKEIAVPADEEQTACALCQEPFEDFYSDDTEEWMYKGAVYMNAPDGNIDGLERSQLGPIVHAKCRSAPSNTS, encoded by the exons ATGGCGGGCCCCCCCGCGGCGGGCCAGGTCGTGGAGCGGTTCCGCGCGCGGCTGCgcgaggaggcgggcggcgagccgggcgccgccgcggtggttCGCGCGTACGCGGAGGCGCTCCGGGAGCTCACCTTCAACTGCAAGCCGGTCATCACCGAGCTCACCATCATCGCGGGGCAgcacgccgcgctcgccgccaggGGCATCGCCGACGCCGTCTGCGCCCGCGTCGCGGAG GTGCCACCTGACCAGATACTACCATCTTTGTATCTGATAGATAGTATTGTGAAGAACATAGGACGGGAATATGTCGACCATTTTGCTGCTAGGTTGCAGAATGTATTTGTTGATGCATACTGCAGAGTTCATCCCAGTCAGTATGCTTCAATGCAGCGCCTTTTTCGTACATGGTGGCCAGTGTTTCCTTCTCCTGTGCTTCGTGGCATTGAGGATGACCTTCAATTTTCTCCCTCAGAGGATAAGCGTCCTGCCATAGCGACAAATCCGCATCAATCAGAATCGCTATCTCCTAGGCCATCACATGGCATACATGTAAATCCCAAGTACCTGGAAGCACAACAAAAATTGAAGCAGGCCAATGTG GCGCATCAACCAGCAGTTCGTGGCACAAGGCAAATGGCTGATCTGGATGAGGATCTGATGAATGGATTAACATCTAATGGTTTGCGAGGACGTCCGTCTTCAATGCTTCAG TATGCTGGTGATCCTGATCAACAAGATACATTTCAATCTATTGCTGGAATAAGGGCAACATCACCACATCTGTTGAGcacacatccatctgatgtcaTTCTAGATGGGCCATTAGCCACTTCAAGGAGAAACTTGTCGAAGTCGCCACCTCTTGATGTGTTCCCTAGGAATATGTCTCCCAAGAGAGCGCCAGAGAGGCTGCCACCATCTCATTCTGTATTGGGACCTGACCCTAGAAGGTTGCCTGATCGGAATGGCAGGTCGAGATGGACTTTTGACGATGGTGCACAGCGGCCAACAATCAGCATGATTGATGAAGAGTACAGGAAGCAAAGTGCAAGAGAACTTATTGATGCTTATGGGAATTGTCAAGGCCGAGATGCTGATGAAAGAGTTCCTAAAATGCAGCGCCTGGATTCAAATGGGATGGCTAGCAAATCTACTGCAAGAAATTGGCTCACttcagaggaagaagagtattCTTGGGAGGATATGAGTCCAACTTTGACTGACCGAGTCAGAAGCAGCATGCCATCTTTTACTCCTGGAACCATGAGAGCTGGATTTCCTGGAGCAAATGCAGGGTTACTGGAATCTGATACTGGGAGGCACAATTTTCCAAGCCAATCTCATCAATCATTGATTGATGGACCACCATTAAATCTCGAAGATAGGATTACTTCTGCAAAT CATGTTGACATGTCTACTAGTAGGAGATATCCAAGCAATTATGGTATTCAGAATGGAGCTCATTTGGAGTACCAGACTTCTGAGCATACCCGCAATCACGGTAGAACTGCTACCATGCAAACTCCACCTTGGCAACAGCCTTCTGGTCTGCCATTGCGAATACAAGCACCTGAACATCCATCAGTGCTTGATAGAATACCACTGCCTGCTGATGGTGAAATGCCAGTTAAGAGATTGGAGATTGGTGGTGCATACAATGCTTTGGGTGTAGATATACCCTTGGTGGAGAAGCGCAGGCCGCTAACTGCTCCTACTCCAATAGaatggcctcctcttcatcacACTCAGTCGCAAACTTTACTACCTATTCCACCTGATACAAAACATGTTAGAAATGCAGCAGATAGTCTAGAAATTAGGCCTTTTGTTAGTCAAGGAGCCAGTTCATCTGTATTTGTTCCACGGCATCATTATGATGCCTTAGATCGGAAAACATTAAGTACTGGTAGCTTAGCTCAACCACCATACCAGCACCAAGATTTGCTGCCATCGAGTCAACAAAATCAAGGTATGGGAAACCAAGCTCAGCCTCATCATCCTCAACAATTCCATCCCCATCCCAATCCTCACCATCAGGAGGCTTTTAGAAGCTTTGCCCCTGGCATATCTGTGTCCCAGTTCTCAGGGCAAGGTGGTACTGCAGCGATGCCACCAGTTTCACTTCTGCCCAGTTCCTTTTCTGTACCACCTGATGTGCCACCCTATGGCATGCCGTCTGTGCCCAGTTTTCCTAGGCCACCATTACCTTCCGGACCACCACCTGCTTCACTGCAGATCGGTTCATCATCATCTCAAGTTGGCGGCGCTCAACCATTTGTCTCTGGACTGTTGAGTAACCTTATGCGGCAAGGTGTAATTACATTGGAAACACCTGGGCGACCTCAG GATTCAATCGGAGTTGACTTCAATGTAGACCTCAAGGTACGGAACGAGCCTGTCATCAATGCTTTGTATCGGGATCTTTCAAGGCAGTGCAAAACTTGTGGCCTTCGGTTCAAATGCCAAGAGGAGCATCGTGCTCACATGGACTGGCATGTTACAAAAAATAGAAATTCCAAGAACCGTAAGCAGTCTTCACGTAAATATTTTGTCACGGCAGAGGAATGGTTAAGAGCAGCAGAAACAGTTGGAAACGACGGTGTCCCTGCTTTTATACCCTCAGAGCCAGTCCCAGACataaaggaagagaaagaaattgCTGTTCCTGCGGATGAGGAGCAAACAGCCTGTGCATTATGTCAAGAACCATTTGAAGATTTCTACAGTGATGATACTGAAGAGTGGATGTACAAAGGTGCAGTTTACATGAATGCACCAGATGGTAATATTGATGGTCTGGAAAGGTCACAGTTGGGACCTATTGTCCATGCTAAATGTCGATCTGCGCCCAGCAATACTTCTTAG
- the LOC120677780 gene encoding polyadenylation and cleavage factor homolog 4-like isoform X1 translates to MAGPPAAGQVVERFRARLREEAGGEPGAAAVVRAYAEALRELTFNCKPVITELTIIAGQHAALAARGIADAVCARVAEVPPDQILPSLYLIDSIVKNIGREYVDHFAARLQNVFVDAYCRVHPSQYASMQRLFRTWWPVFPSPVLRGIEDDLQFSPSEDKRPAIATNPHQSESLSPRPSHGIHVNPKYLEAQQKLKQANVQAHQPAVRGTRQMADLDEDLMNGLTSNGLRGRPSSMLQYAGDPDQQDTFQSIAGIRATSPHLLSTHPSDVILDGPLATSRRNLSKSPPLDVFPRNMSPKRAPERLPPSHSVLGPDPRRLPDRNGRSRWTFDDGAQRPTISMIDEEYRKQSARELIDAYGNCQGRDADERVPKMQRLDSNGMASKSTARNWLTSEEEEYSWEDMSPTLTDRVRSSMPSFTPGTMRAGFPGANAGLLESDTGRHNFPSQSHQSLIDGPPLNLEDRITSANHVDMSTSRRYPSNYGIQNGAHLEYQTSEHTRNHGRTATMQTPPWQQPSGLPLRIQAPEHPSVLDRIPLPADGEMPVKRLEIGGAYNALGVDIPLVEKRRPLTAPTPIEWPPLHHTQSQTLLPIPPDTKHVRNAADSLEIRPFVSQGASSSVFVPRHHYDALDRKTLSTGSLAQPPYQHQDLLPSSQQNQGMGNQAQPHHPQQFHPHPNPHHQEAFRSFAPGISVSQFSGQGGTAAMPPVSLLPSSFSVPPDVPPYGMPSVPSFPRPPLPSGPPPASLQIGSSSSQVGGAQPFVSGLLSNLMRQGVITLETPGRPQDSIGVDFNVDLKVRNEPVINALYRDLSRQCKTCGLRFKCQEEHRAHMDWHVTKNRNSKNRKQSSRKYFVTAEEWLRAAETVGNDGVPAFIPSEPVPDIKEEKEIAVPADEEQTACALCQEPFEDFYSDDTEEWMYKGAVYMNAPDGNIDGLERSQLGPIVHAKCRSAPSNTS, encoded by the exons ATGGCGGGCCCCCCCGCGGCGGGCCAGGTCGTGGAGCGGTTCCGCGCGCGGCTGCgcgaggaggcgggcggcgagccgggcgccgccgcggtggttCGCGCGTACGCGGAGGCGCTCCGGGAGCTCACCTTCAACTGCAAGCCGGTCATCACCGAGCTCACCATCATCGCGGGGCAgcacgccgcgctcgccgccaggGGCATCGCCGACGCCGTCTGCGCCCGCGTCGCGGAG GTGCCACCTGACCAGATACTACCATCTTTGTATCTGATAGATAGTATTGTGAAGAACATAGGACGGGAATATGTCGACCATTTTGCTGCTAGGTTGCAGAATGTATTTGTTGATGCATACTGCAGAGTTCATCCCAGTCAGTATGCTTCAATGCAGCGCCTTTTTCGTACATGGTGGCCAGTGTTTCCTTCTCCTGTGCTTCGTGGCATTGAGGATGACCTTCAATTTTCTCCCTCAGAGGATAAGCGTCCTGCCATAGCGACAAATCCGCATCAATCAGAATCGCTATCTCCTAGGCCATCACATGGCATACATGTAAATCCCAAGTACCTGGAAGCACAACAAAAATTGAAGCAGGCCAATGTG CAGGCGCATCAACCAGCAGTTCGTGGCACAAGGCAAATGGCTGATCTGGATGAGGATCTGATGAATGGATTAACATCTAATGGTTTGCGAGGACGTCCGTCTTCAATGCTTCAG TATGCTGGTGATCCTGATCAACAAGATACATTTCAATCTATTGCTGGAATAAGGGCAACATCACCACATCTGTTGAGcacacatccatctgatgtcaTTCTAGATGGGCCATTAGCCACTTCAAGGAGAAACTTGTCGAAGTCGCCACCTCTTGATGTGTTCCCTAGGAATATGTCTCCCAAGAGAGCGCCAGAGAGGCTGCCACCATCTCATTCTGTATTGGGACCTGACCCTAGAAGGTTGCCTGATCGGAATGGCAGGTCGAGATGGACTTTTGACGATGGTGCACAGCGGCCAACAATCAGCATGATTGATGAAGAGTACAGGAAGCAAAGTGCAAGAGAACTTATTGATGCTTATGGGAATTGTCAAGGCCGAGATGCTGATGAAAGAGTTCCTAAAATGCAGCGCCTGGATTCAAATGGGATGGCTAGCAAATCTACTGCAAGAAATTGGCTCACttcagaggaagaagagtattCTTGGGAGGATATGAGTCCAACTTTGACTGACCGAGTCAGAAGCAGCATGCCATCTTTTACTCCTGGAACCATGAGAGCTGGATTTCCTGGAGCAAATGCAGGGTTACTGGAATCTGATACTGGGAGGCACAATTTTCCAAGCCAATCTCATCAATCATTGATTGATGGACCACCATTAAATCTCGAAGATAGGATTACTTCTGCAAAT CATGTTGACATGTCTACTAGTAGGAGATATCCAAGCAATTATGGTATTCAGAATGGAGCTCATTTGGAGTACCAGACTTCTGAGCATACCCGCAATCACGGTAGAACTGCTACCATGCAAACTCCACCTTGGCAACAGCCTTCTGGTCTGCCATTGCGAATACAAGCACCTGAACATCCATCAGTGCTTGATAGAATACCACTGCCTGCTGATGGTGAAATGCCAGTTAAGAGATTGGAGATTGGTGGTGCATACAATGCTTTGGGTGTAGATATACCCTTGGTGGAGAAGCGCAGGCCGCTAACTGCTCCTACTCCAATAGaatggcctcctcttcatcacACTCAGTCGCAAACTTTACTACCTATTCCACCTGATACAAAACATGTTAGAAATGCAGCAGATAGTCTAGAAATTAGGCCTTTTGTTAGTCAAGGAGCCAGTTCATCTGTATTTGTTCCACGGCATCATTATGATGCCTTAGATCGGAAAACATTAAGTACTGGTAGCTTAGCTCAACCACCATACCAGCACCAAGATTTGCTGCCATCGAGTCAACAAAATCAAGGTATGGGAAACCAAGCTCAGCCTCATCATCCTCAACAATTCCATCCCCATCCCAATCCTCACCATCAGGAGGCTTTTAGAAGCTTTGCCCCTGGCATATCTGTGTCCCAGTTCTCAGGGCAAGGTGGTACTGCAGCGATGCCACCAGTTTCACTTCTGCCCAGTTCCTTTTCTGTACCACCTGATGTGCCACCCTATGGCATGCCGTCTGTGCCCAGTTTTCCTAGGCCACCATTACCTTCCGGACCACCACCTGCTTCACTGCAGATCGGTTCATCATCATCTCAAGTTGGCGGCGCTCAACCATTTGTCTCTGGACTGTTGAGTAACCTTATGCGGCAAGGTGTAATTACATTGGAAACACCTGGGCGACCTCAG GATTCAATCGGAGTTGACTTCAATGTAGACCTCAAGGTACGGAACGAGCCTGTCATCAATGCTTTGTATCGGGATCTTTCAAGGCAGTGCAAAACTTGTGGCCTTCGGTTCAAATGCCAAGAGGAGCATCGTGCTCACATGGACTGGCATGTTACAAAAAATAGAAATTCCAAGAACCGTAAGCAGTCTTCACGTAAATATTTTGTCACGGCAGAGGAATGGTTAAGAGCAGCAGAAACAGTTGGAAACGACGGTGTCCCTGCTTTTATACCCTCAGAGCCAGTCCCAGACataaaggaagagaaagaaattgCTGTTCCTGCGGATGAGGAGCAAACAGCCTGTGCATTATGTCAAGAACCATTTGAAGATTTCTACAGTGATGATACTGAAGAGTGGATGTACAAAGGTGCAGTTTACATGAATGCACCAGATGGTAATATTGATGGTCTGGAAAGGTCACAGTTGGGACCTATTGTCCATGCTAAATGTCGATCTGCGCCCAGCAATACTTCTTAG
- the LOC120677782 gene encoding homeobox-leucine zipper protein ROC1-like isoform X1, producing the protein MTPARHMPAMIGRNGVAYGSSSALSLSQADLLDSHQLQQEFQQQLFDQIPAGGVDSGDNIIHGRSDTLADEFESKSCSENPDGTSGDDGQEDPNQRPNKKKRYHRHTQHQIQEMEAFFKECPHPDDKQRKELSRELGLEPLQVKFWFQNKRTQMKNQHERQENAQLRAENDKLRAENMRYKEALSTASCPSCGGPAALGEMSFDEHHLRLENARLRDEIDRISGIAAKHVGKPMVSFPVLSSPLAAAAARSPLDVVGAFGSAGLGPDPLFGVGTGAGELLRSMSTGQLDADKPMIVELAVAAMDELLRMARLDAPLWTTGAAGAQLDEEEYGRMFPGGLGPRQYGLRPEASRDGAVVIMTRDSLVEILMDAVSTQNRFAAVFSSIVSRASTHEVLSTGVAGSYNGALQVMSMEFQVPSPLVPTRESYFARYCKNNPDGTWAVVDVSLDSLRPNPVLKCRRRPSGCLIQEMPNGYSKVTWVEHVEVDDRSVHNLYRPLVNSGLAFGAKRWVGSLDRQCERLASAMASNIPNGDLGVITSIEGRKSMLKLAERMVASFCGGVTASAAHQWTTLSGSGAEDVRVMTRKSVDDPGRPPGIVLNAATSFWLPVPPKRVFDFLRDETSRSEWDILSNGGAVQEMAHIANGRDHGNCVSLLRVNSANSNQSNMLILQESCTDASGSYVVYAPVDVVAMNVVLNGGDPDYVALLPSGFAILPDGPPGASPHGEISAGLEAGGGSLLTVAFQILVDSVPTAKLSLGSVATVNSLIACTVERIKAAVCAEGPQ; encoded by the exons ATGACGCCGGCGAGGCACATGCCGGCGATGATCGGCCGGAATGGCGTCGCGTATGGGTCCTCGTCGGCGCTGTCTTTGAGCCAG GCTGACCTGCTAGACAGCCATCAGCTGCAGCAAGAGTTCCAGCAGCAACTCTTTGATCAGATCCCAGCCGGTGGAGTGGACAGCGGCGACAACATCATCCATGGCCGCTCCGACACACTGGCAGATGAGTTCGAGAGCAAGTCGTGCAGCGAGAACCCTGATGGCACCTCTGGCGATGACGGTCAGGAAGACCCCAACCAGCGGCCGAACAAGAAGAAGCGGTACCACCGCCACACCCAGCATCAGATCCAAGAAATGGAAGC GTTCTTTAAGGAGTGCCCACACCCAGatgacaagcagaggaaggAGCTGAGCCGGGAGCTTGGCCTCGAGCCACTGCAAGTCAAGTTTTGGTTCCAGAACAAGCGCACACAGATGAAG AACCAGCATGAGCGGCAGGAGAACGCGCAACTGCGTGCGGAGAACGACAAGCTGCGCGCTGAGAACATGCGGTACAAGGAGGCGCTCAGCACGGCTTCCTGCCCCAGTTGCGGTGGCCCTGCTGCCCTTGGCGAGATGTCCTTCGACGAGCACCACCTCCGGCTCGAGAACGCCCGCCTCCGCGATGAGATCGACCGGATCTCGGGCATTGCTGCCAAGCACGTCGGCAAGCCCATGGTCTCCTTCCCAGTGCTCTccagcccgctcgccgccgctgcagcccgCTCCCCGCTGGACGTCGTCGGTGCGTTCGGGTCGGCTGGCCTTGGCCCCGACCCCCTATTCGGTGTTGGCACCGGCGCGGGAGAGCTGTTGAGGAGCATGTCAACCGGACAGCTCGATGCTGACAAGCCCATGATCGTGGAGCTGGCCGTCGCTGCGATGGATGAGCTCCTACGGATGGCCCGTCTGGATGCGCCGCTGTGGACCACCGGCGCCGCTGGGGCACAGCTTGACGAGGAGGAGTACGGCCGGATGTTCCCAGGCGGGCTTGGGCCGAGGCAGTACGGGCTACGGCCGGAGGCATCACGCGATGGCGCTGTGGTGATCATGACGCGCGACAGCCTCGTTGAGATACTCATGGACGCGGTCAGTACCCAG AACCGATTCGCTGCTGTGTTCTCAAGCATTGTGTCGAGGGCTTCGACACATGAGGTGCTGTCAACTGGTGTGGCAGGGAGCTATAATGGTGCATTGCAAGTG ATGTCAATGGAGTTTCAGGTGCCGTCGCCGCTGGTGCCGACACGGGAGAGCTACTTTGCAAGGTACTGCAAGAACAACCCAGATGGGACGTGGGCTGTTGTTGATGTCTCGCTTGACAGCCTCCGCCCTAACCCTGTCTTGAAGTGCCGGCGCAGGCCGTCCGGCTGCCTTATCCAAGAAATGCCCAATGGCTACTCAAAG GTGACCTGGGTGGAGCATGTTGAGGTCGATGACAGGTCAGTGCACAATCTCTACAGGCCTTTGGTGAATTCAGGGCTTGCATTTGGTGCGAAACGGTGGGTCGGCAGCCTGGACCGACAATGTGAGCGCCTTGCCAGCGCCATGGCCAGCAACATCCCCAACGGTGACCTTGGTG TGATCACAAGCATAGAAGGGAGGAAGAGCATGCTTAAGCTGGCAGAGCGGATGGTGGCGAGCTTCTGCGGTGGCGTGACAGCGTCCGCTGCACACCAGTGGACGACGCTCTCGGGCAGTGGTGCTGAAGATGTGCGTGTCATGACCAGGAAGAGCGTGGATGACCCTGGCAGGCCCCCAGGCATCGTGCTCAACGCTGCTACCTCCTTCTGGCTCCCAGTCCCGCCCAAGAGGGTCTTTGACTTCCTCCGTGATGAGACCTCTCGCAGCGAG TGGGACATTCTCTCAAATGGTGGTGCTGTCCAAGAAATGGCTCACATTGCCAATGGCCGGGACCATGGCAACTGCGTCTCCCTTCTTCGTGTCAAT AGTGCAAACTCGAACCAGAGCAACATGCTGATCCTGCAGGAGAGCTGCACTGACGCGTCGGGGTCCTACGTCGTGTACGCGCCGGTGGATGTGGTGGCGATGAACGTGGTGCTCAACGGCGGTGACCCGGATTACGTGGCCCTGCTGCCGTCGGGCTTCGCAATCCTCCCCGACGGACCACCTGGTGCTTCTCCCCATGGAGAGATAAGTGCCGGCTTGGAGGCCGGCGGTGGATCCCTCCTGACTGTGGCGTTTCAGATCTTGGTGGACTCAGTCCCCACAGCCAAGCTCTCACTGGGCTCTGTCGCCACCGTGAACAGCCTCATCGCCTGCACCGTGGAGCGCATCAAGGCCGCCGTCTGCGCGGAAGGCCCACAGTAG
- the LOC120677782 gene encoding homeobox-leucine zipper protein ROC1-like isoform X2, giving the protein MTPARHMPAMIGRNGVAYGSSSALSLSQADLLDSHQLQQEFQQQLFDQIPAGGVDSGDNIIHGRSDTLADEFESKSCSENPDGTSGDDGQEDPNQRPNKKKRYHRHTQHQIQEMEAFFKECPHPDDKQRKELSRELGLEPLQVKFWFQNKRTQMKNQHERQENAQLRAENDKLRAENMRYKEALSTASCPSCGGPAALGEMSFDEHHLRLENARLRDEIDRISGIAAKHVGKPMVSFPVLSSPLAAAAARSPLDVVGAFGSAGLGPDPLFGVGTGAGELLRSMSTGQLDADKPMIVELAVAAMDELLRMARLDAPLWTTGAAGAQLDEEEYGRMFPGGLGPRQYGLRPEASRDGAVVIMTRDSLVEILMDANRFAAVFSSIVSRASTHEVLSTGVAGSYNGALQVMSMEFQVPSPLVPTRESYFARYCKNNPDGTWAVVDVSLDSLRPNPVLKCRRRPSGCLIQEMPNGYSKVTWVEHVEVDDRSVHNLYRPLVNSGLAFGAKRWVGSLDRQCERLASAMASNIPNGDLGVITSIEGRKSMLKLAERMVASFCGGVTASAAHQWTTLSGSGAEDVRVMTRKSVDDPGRPPGIVLNAATSFWLPVPPKRVFDFLRDETSRSEWDILSNGGAVQEMAHIANGRDHGNCVSLLRVNSANSNQSNMLILQESCTDASGSYVVYAPVDVVAMNVVLNGGDPDYVALLPSGFAILPDGPPGASPHGEISAGLEAGGGSLLTVAFQILVDSVPTAKLSLGSVATVNSLIACTVERIKAAVCAEGPQ; this is encoded by the exons ATGACGCCGGCGAGGCACATGCCGGCGATGATCGGCCGGAATGGCGTCGCGTATGGGTCCTCGTCGGCGCTGTCTTTGAGCCAG GCTGACCTGCTAGACAGCCATCAGCTGCAGCAAGAGTTCCAGCAGCAACTCTTTGATCAGATCCCAGCCGGTGGAGTGGACAGCGGCGACAACATCATCCATGGCCGCTCCGACACACTGGCAGATGAGTTCGAGAGCAAGTCGTGCAGCGAGAACCCTGATGGCACCTCTGGCGATGACGGTCAGGAAGACCCCAACCAGCGGCCGAACAAGAAGAAGCGGTACCACCGCCACACCCAGCATCAGATCCAAGAAATGGAAGC GTTCTTTAAGGAGTGCCCACACCCAGatgacaagcagaggaaggAGCTGAGCCGGGAGCTTGGCCTCGAGCCACTGCAAGTCAAGTTTTGGTTCCAGAACAAGCGCACACAGATGAAG AACCAGCATGAGCGGCAGGAGAACGCGCAACTGCGTGCGGAGAACGACAAGCTGCGCGCTGAGAACATGCGGTACAAGGAGGCGCTCAGCACGGCTTCCTGCCCCAGTTGCGGTGGCCCTGCTGCCCTTGGCGAGATGTCCTTCGACGAGCACCACCTCCGGCTCGAGAACGCCCGCCTCCGCGATGAGATCGACCGGATCTCGGGCATTGCTGCCAAGCACGTCGGCAAGCCCATGGTCTCCTTCCCAGTGCTCTccagcccgctcgccgccgctgcagcccgCTCCCCGCTGGACGTCGTCGGTGCGTTCGGGTCGGCTGGCCTTGGCCCCGACCCCCTATTCGGTGTTGGCACCGGCGCGGGAGAGCTGTTGAGGAGCATGTCAACCGGACAGCTCGATGCTGACAAGCCCATGATCGTGGAGCTGGCCGTCGCTGCGATGGATGAGCTCCTACGGATGGCCCGTCTGGATGCGCCGCTGTGGACCACCGGCGCCGCTGGGGCACAGCTTGACGAGGAGGAGTACGGCCGGATGTTCCCAGGCGGGCTTGGGCCGAGGCAGTACGGGCTACGGCCGGAGGCATCACGCGATGGCGCTGTGGTGATCATGACGCGCGACAGCCTCGTTGAGATACTCATGGACGCG AACCGATTCGCTGCTGTGTTCTCAAGCATTGTGTCGAGGGCTTCGACACATGAGGTGCTGTCAACTGGTGTGGCAGGGAGCTATAATGGTGCATTGCAAGTG ATGTCAATGGAGTTTCAGGTGCCGTCGCCGCTGGTGCCGACACGGGAGAGCTACTTTGCAAGGTACTGCAAGAACAACCCAGATGGGACGTGGGCTGTTGTTGATGTCTCGCTTGACAGCCTCCGCCCTAACCCTGTCTTGAAGTGCCGGCGCAGGCCGTCCGGCTGCCTTATCCAAGAAATGCCCAATGGCTACTCAAAG GTGACCTGGGTGGAGCATGTTGAGGTCGATGACAGGTCAGTGCACAATCTCTACAGGCCTTTGGTGAATTCAGGGCTTGCATTTGGTGCGAAACGGTGGGTCGGCAGCCTGGACCGACAATGTGAGCGCCTTGCCAGCGCCATGGCCAGCAACATCCCCAACGGTGACCTTGGTG TGATCACAAGCATAGAAGGGAGGAAGAGCATGCTTAAGCTGGCAGAGCGGATGGTGGCGAGCTTCTGCGGTGGCGTGACAGCGTCCGCTGCACACCAGTGGACGACGCTCTCGGGCAGTGGTGCTGAAGATGTGCGTGTCATGACCAGGAAGAGCGTGGATGACCCTGGCAGGCCCCCAGGCATCGTGCTCAACGCTGCTACCTCCTTCTGGCTCCCAGTCCCGCCCAAGAGGGTCTTTGACTTCCTCCGTGATGAGACCTCTCGCAGCGAG TGGGACATTCTCTCAAATGGTGGTGCTGTCCAAGAAATGGCTCACATTGCCAATGGCCGGGACCATGGCAACTGCGTCTCCCTTCTTCGTGTCAAT AGTGCAAACTCGAACCAGAGCAACATGCTGATCCTGCAGGAGAGCTGCACTGACGCGTCGGGGTCCTACGTCGTGTACGCGCCGGTGGATGTGGTGGCGATGAACGTGGTGCTCAACGGCGGTGACCCGGATTACGTGGCCCTGCTGCCGTCGGGCTTCGCAATCCTCCCCGACGGACCACCTGGTGCTTCTCCCCATGGAGAGATAAGTGCCGGCTTGGAGGCCGGCGGTGGATCCCTCCTGACTGTGGCGTTTCAGATCTTGGTGGACTCAGTCCCCACAGCCAAGCTCTCACTGGGCTCTGTCGCCACCGTGAACAGCCTCATCGCCTGCACCGTGGAGCGCATCAAGGCCGCCGTCTGCGCGGAAGGCCCACAGTAG